The Sphaerospermopsis torques-reginae ITEP-024 genome has a window encoding:
- a CDS encoding argininosuccinate synthase translates to MGRAKKVVLAYSGGVDTSVCIPYLKEEWGVEEVITLAADLGQGDELEPVREKALKSGASESLVADVKDSFVQDYAFPAIQANALYENRYPLGTALARPLIAKVLVETAEKYGADAIAHGCTGKGNDQVRFDVSCTALNPNLKILAPAREWGMSREETIAYGEQFGIPAPVKKSSPFSIDKNLLGRSIEAGTLEDPANEPPEEIYEMTKAIADTPNEPEYLEIGFTKGIPTTINGTSKAPVQLIQELNTIFGNHGIGRIDMIENRLVGIKSREIYESPAMVVLINAHRDLESLTLTADVTQYKRGIEETYTKLVYNGLWYSPLKAAVDAFIQQTQERVSGVVRLKLFKGNATIVGRWSDNTLYTPDLATYGAEDQFDHKAAEGFIYVWGLPTRIWAQS, encoded by the coding sequence ATGGGTCGCGCCAAAAAGGTTGTCTTAGCATATTCTGGTGGAGTAGATACTTCTGTTTGCATCCCCTACCTTAAAGAAGAATGGGGAGTTGAAGAGGTAATCACCCTAGCCGCAGATTTAGGTCAGGGAGATGAATTAGAACCAGTACGAGAAAAAGCTTTAAAATCTGGTGCAAGTGAATCTCTAGTAGCGGATGTCAAAGATAGCTTTGTCCAAGATTACGCATTTCCCGCAATTCAAGCCAATGCACTCTATGAAAATCGTTATCCTCTAGGAACTGCATTAGCTAGACCTTTGATAGCTAAGGTATTAGTAGAAACAGCCGAAAAATATGGTGCGGATGCGATCGCTCACGGTTGTACTGGTAAAGGTAATGATCAAGTACGTTTTGATGTTTCCTGTACAGCACTAAACCCCAACTTAAAAATTCTTGCACCTGCTAGAGAATGGGGAATGAGTCGGGAAGAAACTATTGCTTATGGTGAGCAGTTTGGTATTCCCGCACCCGTAAAAAAATCCTCTCCCTTCAGTATTGACAAAAATTTACTTGGTCGCAGTATCGAAGCTGGTACTTTGGAAGATCCAGCCAACGAACCCCCAGAAGAAATTTATGAAATGACTAAAGCCATAGCTGATACTCCCAATGAACCGGAATATTTGGAAATTGGCTTTACCAAAGGCATTCCCACCACCATCAACGGTACATCAAAAGCACCAGTACAATTAATTCAAGAACTCAATACCATCTTCGGCAATCACGGTATTGGGCGCATTGACATGATTGAAAACCGCCTAGTAGGCATTAAATCACGGGAAATATACGAATCACCTGCAATGGTGGTGTTAATTAATGCCCATCGTGATTTAGAAAGCCTAACTTTAACAGCAGATGTTACTCAATACAAACGGGGTATTGAAGAAACCTATACCAAATTAGTATACAACGGACTTTGGTACAGTCCACTTAAAGCCGCTGTTGATGCTTTTATTCAACAAACACAAGAAAGAGTTTCGGGTGTTGTGCGGTTAAAACTGTTTAAAGGCAACGCCACCATAGTAGGACGTTGGAGCGATAACACCCTTTATACTCCCGACTTAGCCACCTACGGAGCAGAAGATCAATTTGATCACAAAGCCGCAGAAGGCTTTATTTACGTCTGGGGACTACCTACCCGCATTTGGGCGCAGTCTTAA
- a CDS encoding alpha/beta fold hydrolase — protein MTTSTNVFTSFKTWLWQGFPICYQTQGTNGPAVILVHGFGASCGHWRKNIPVLAESCRVYAIDLIGFGASAKPQPGEKITYTLETWGQQVADFCREVVGEPAFLVGNSIGCIVAMQAAVSNPDIALGTALLNCSLRLLHDRKRLTLPWTKRVGAPILQKFLSIEAVGNFFFSQLAKPKTVKKILLQAYSNAETVTDELIEILMKPASDPGAAAVFLAFTSYSSGPLPEDLLPVLPCPAIILWGTADPWEPIDLGRELANFPQVQKFIPLEGVGHCPQDEAPEVVNPILQEWIGKT, from the coding sequence ATGACAACTTCTACAAATGTATTTACCTCCTTCAAAACCTGGCTTTGGCAAGGCTTCCCTATCTGTTATCAAACCCAAGGCACTAATGGACCTGCTGTGATTTTGGTGCATGGCTTTGGAGCATCTTGCGGACATTGGCGCAAAAATATACCAGTTTTAGCAGAAAGTTGTCGGGTTTATGCTATTGATTTAATTGGTTTTGGCGCTTCCGCTAAACCGCAACCAGGAGAGAAAATAACCTATACATTGGAAACTTGGGGACAGCAAGTAGCAGATTTTTGTCGGGAAGTAGTGGGAGAACCTGCATTTTTAGTAGGAAATTCTATTGGTTGTATTGTGGCAATGCAAGCTGCGGTAAGTAACCCAGATATAGCTTTAGGAACTGCTTTGCTGAATTGTTCTCTCAGGTTGTTACACGATCGCAAACGGCTAACTTTACCTTGGACTAAACGAGTTGGTGCGCCAATTTTACAAAAGTTTTTATCAATTGAAGCTGTTGGTAACTTCTTTTTTAGTCAATTAGCTAAACCAAAAACTGTCAAAAAGATTCTTTTACAAGCCTATAGTAATGCAGAAACAGTAACAGATGAATTAATAGAAATTTTAATGAAACCAGCAAGTGATCCAGGTGCAGCAGCAGTATTTTTGGCCTTTACATCTTATTCTAGTGGACCATTACCAGAAGACCTTTTACCTGTACTACCTTGTCCAGCGATTATTTTATGGGGAACGGCTGACCCTTGGGAACCAATAGATTTAGGTAGAGAGTTAGCAAATTTTCCCCAAGTGCAAAAATTCATTCCCTTGGAAGGAGTGGGACATTGCCCCCAAGATGAAGCTCCTGAAGTGGTAAATCCAATTTTACAGGAGTGGATTGGCAAAACTTAA
- a CDS encoding peptidase domain-containing ABC transporter: MFNLFQPQRKYQCILQASEEDCGAACLAAICKYYGRFLTINKSREAVGTGQLGTTLLGLKRGSDNLGFNARAVKASPEIVDRINEIQLPAIIHWRGYHWVILYGKKGKNYVIADPAVGIRYIKREELLAAWNGVMLLLEPDPERFSQQPQEKPHGGLLRFFMRIIPYRGLLTQVLIINIILGILSLGSPVLIQLLTDDVLVRGDMQLLTVVVTAVVVMTIFSSSLQVIQSTMIAHFGQRLQLGLVLDFGRRILQLPLSYYESRRSGEITSRLGDINEINQLISQVVVLLPSQFFVAIISFSLMLFYSWQLTIAVIIFGALMTLATLPFLPILQQKTRSLLVLGAENQGVLVETFKGAQVIKTTNAAPQFWEEFQSRFGRLANLTFSTIQIGIINGTVAKLLSTLGGVILLGLGSMLVINNQLTIGQMLAFNALQVNVLALIGIVVGLVDEYFRSQTAISRLLEVIDATPEVVGGSQKPIVQISGDADIHFSHLTFHHAGRVDLLENFSLKLTGGKVIALIGKSGCGKSTLAKLIAGLYEPTSGNIRIGVFNIHDLSLDCLRQQVVYVPQEPHFWSRSILENFRLGMPSIPFDQIVQACEIADADGFISQLPNKYQTVLGEFGANLSGGQRQRLAIARGILTNPPILILDEATAGLDPVSENHVLDRLLESRKGQTTILITHRPSVVNRADWIVFMDKGQVQIQGSLENFISQPGEHLQFLTI; the protein is encoded by the coding sequence ATGTTTAATTTATTTCAACCTCAAAGAAAATACCAATGTATTTTACAAGCAAGCGAAGAAGATTGTGGAGCAGCTTGTCTAGCTGCCATTTGCAAATATTACGGACGTTTCTTAACCATAAATAAAAGTCGAGAAGCCGTAGGAACAGGACAACTAGGCACTACTTTATTAGGTTTAAAACGTGGTTCTGATAATCTAGGATTCAATGCGAGAGCCGTTAAAGCCTCACCAGAAATTGTAGATAGAATCAACGAAATTCAACTACCAGCAATTATTCATTGGCGTGGTTATCACTGGGTTATTTTATATGGAAAAAAGGGAAAAAACTATGTCATTGCTGATCCGGCTGTAGGTATTCGTTATATCAAACGTGAAGAATTATTAGCAGCTTGGAATGGAGTCATGCTCTTATTAGAGCCAGATCCAGAGCGTTTTTCTCAACAACCCCAAGAAAAACCCCACGGTGGTTTGTTACGCTTTTTTATGCGAATTATCCCCTATCGGGGATTGCTAACTCAAGTTTTGATAATCAATATTATCCTGGGTATCTTATCTCTTGGAAGCCCTGTTTTAATCCAATTATTAACTGATGATGTTTTAGTCCGTGGAGATATGCAGTTACTAACAGTTGTTGTAACCGCTGTTGTGGTCATGACTATATTTAGTAGTAGTTTGCAAGTCATACAATCTACTATGATTGCTCATTTTGGTCAACGATTGCAATTAGGATTAGTCTTAGATTTTGGACGGAGAATACTGCAATTACCTTTAAGTTACTACGAATCTCGCCGCAGTGGGGAAATCACCAGTCGATTGGGTGATATTAATGAAATAAATCAATTAATTTCCCAGGTAGTAGTGCTTTTACCTAGCCAGTTTTTTGTTGCCATTATTTCCTTCTCATTGATGTTATTTTATAGTTGGCAATTGACAATAGCAGTGATTATTTTTGGGGCTTTAATGACTCTAGCAACTCTGCCCTTCTTACCCATATTGCAACAAAAAACCCGCAGTTTATTAGTTTTAGGTGCAGAAAATCAAGGGGTATTAGTAGAGACTTTTAAAGGCGCACAAGTAATCAAAACAACTAATGCTGCTCCTCAATTTTGGGAGGAATTTCAAAGCCGTTTTGGTCGTTTAGCTAATCTTACTTTCAGTACAATTCAAATCGGAATTATTAACGGTACGGTTGCTAAACTTCTTTCTACCCTTGGTGGTGTAATTTTATTGGGTTTAGGCAGTATGTTAGTAATTAACAACCAATTAACTATTGGTCAAATGTTGGCTTTCAATGCTTTACAAGTGAATGTTTTAGCCTTAATTGGTATTGTGGTAGGATTAGTAGATGAATATTTCCGTTCTCAAACTGCAATTTCTCGTTTATTAGAAGTTATTGATGCCACACCAGAAGTTGTTGGCGGTAGTCAAAAACCAATTGTCCAAATCTCTGGTGATGCGGATATTCATTTTTCCCATCTGACATTTCACCATGCAGGAAGAGTTGATTTATTAGAGAATTTTTCCCTTAAACTTACTGGTGGAAAAGTGATTGCTTTAATTGGTAAATCAGGTTGTGGTAAAAGTACCTTAGCAAAACTAATTGCAGGTTTATATGAGCCAACTTCAGGTAATATCCGCATCGGGGTTTTTAATATTCATGATCTTTCCCTTGATTGTTTGCGACAGCAAGTAGTTTATGTACCCCAAGAACCGCATTTTTGGAGTCGTTCAATTTTAGAGAATTTTCGTTTAGGAATGCCTTCAATTCCTTTTGATCAAATTGTTCAAGCTTGTGAAATTGCTGATGCTGATGGTTTTATTAGTCAATTACCTAATAAGTATCAAACTGTGTTAGGAGAATTTGGGGCAAATCTTTCCGGTGGACAAAGACAAAGATTAGCGATCGCACGGGGAATACTCACCAATCCACCTATTTTAATTTTAGATGAAGCCACCGCAGGATTAGATCCAGTTAGTGAAAATCACGTTCTAGATCGATTATTGGAATCTCGCAAAGGACAAACTACAATTTTGATTACCCATCGTCCTAGTGTGGTAAATCGAGCAGATTGGATAGTCTTCATGGATAAAGGTCAAGTGCAAATCCAAGGTAGTCTTGAAAATTTTATTTCTCAGCCAGGAGAACATTTACAATTTCTCACAATCTAA
- a CDS encoding HlyD family secretion protein: MDSLHRHENYVWNGSGDPGSEHLQPVEINEFLPQIHKWTSIGVGVMLTIFVVGVGLTTVLAYKVTVKVPGTIRPVGELRLVESAISGQVQKILVKDNQVVNQGDAIAYVDDSNLQTQKSQLESSLQKGQLQLVQIDAQIGEINNQILAQTNLINRTIIASEAELDGTQRNFQDQQIKANAEMVQAELAVRFAKSQLERLQQEGVLKTTIEEAQTAFNLAKLQRDRLQAIADSGAISRNILEEKQQAVKSARAKLEQAKNDAKTLLEEKLQAFKVAQTNLYKARTAINPNNSAVIIASERIKQEQARGEANLAALKKELQTLLQQRLEIQKQLIRTRQDLLQTEIDLKKSVIRAPITGTLLQLKLRNPGQVVQPSEAVAQIAPLNVPLQIKTYVPAQDISKVEPGQKVQMQVSACPYPDYGTLKGIVKNVAPDILPVSSTNQLQNYTSTNSQLNGYEVTIEPETLYVGRGEHKCYLQPGMQGRTDIITREETVMQFILRKARLITDL, translated from the coding sequence GTGGATTCTTTACACCGCCATGAAAACTATGTTTGGAATGGGTCTGGTGATCCAGGTTCTGAACATCTGCAACCAGTTGAAATTAATGAGTTTCTGCCCCAAATTCACAAATGGACTAGCATTGGTGTGGGGGTAATGTTGACTATCTTTGTGGTAGGTGTAGGTTTAACTACTGTACTTGCTTATAAAGTGACGGTGAAAGTTCCAGGAACTATTAGACCTGTAGGGGAACTCAGGTTAGTTGAATCGGCTATTTCTGGACAGGTGCAGAAGATTTTAGTCAAAGATAATCAGGTAGTTAATCAGGGAGATGCGATCGCTTATGTTGATGATTCCAATTTACAAACCCAAAAAAGCCAACTAGAAAGTAGTCTGCAAAAAGGTCAATTACAGCTCGTACAAATTGATGCTCAAATAGGTGAAATCAATAATCAAATTTTGGCACAGACAAATTTGATCAATCGTACAATTATCGCATCAGAAGCTGAGTTAGATGGTACTCAACGCAATTTTCAAGACCAACAAATCAAAGCTAATGCAGAAATGGTACAAGCAGAATTAGCTGTGAGATTTGCCAAATCACAATTGGAACGCTTGCAACAAGAAGGAGTTTTAAAAACCACAATCGAAGAAGCACAAACAGCTTTCAATCTTGCCAAGTTGCAGAGAGATAGATTGCAAGCGATCGCTGATTCTGGTGCAATTTCTCGCAATATTTTGGAAGAAAAACAACAAGCTGTTAAATCTGCCAGAGCTAAATTAGAACAAGCTAAAAACGACGCTAAAACTCTTTTGGAGGAAAAACTACAGGCATTTAAAGTTGCTCAAACAAATCTATATAAAGCAAGAACAGCTATCAATCCTAATAATTCTGCTGTCATTATTGCCTCTGAAAGAATTAAACAAGAACAAGCTAGAGGAGAAGCAAATTTAGCAGCTTTAAAAAAAGAACTTCAAACCCTATTACAACAACGCTTGGAAATTCAAAAACAACTTATTCGCACTCGTCAAGACTTGCTACAAACAGAAATTGATTTGAAAAAAAGTGTAATTCGCGCACCTATCACTGGCACATTATTACAATTAAAACTTCGTAACCCTGGACAAGTAGTACAACCCAGTGAAGCTGTTGCACAAATCGCTCCCCTCAATGTTCCTTTACAAATTAAAACTTATGTACCTGCTCAAGATATTAGCAAAGTAGAACCAGGTCAAAAAGTCCAAATGCAAGTTTCTGCTTGTCCTTATCCAGATTACGGTACTCTCAAAGGCATTGTCAAAAACGTTGCTCCAGATATTTTACCAGTTTCATCAACAAACCAACTTCAAAATTATACATCTACAAATTCCCAGCTTAATGGTTATGAAGTCACTATAGAACCAGAAACATTATATGTAGGTAGAGGTGAACATAAATGTTATTTACAACCGGGAATGCAAGGTCGCACTGATATTATTACCCGTGAAGAAACTGTGATGCAATTTATTCTCAGAAAAGCCAGATTAATTACTGATTTGTAA
- a CDS encoding CTB family bacteriocin, with product MSCPMMTFQWFVELSDQEQEFLTGGSLPQISNNNFSQKAENTTENNSNTPLGKVSRMNTDFADVNSGAQSILSSDQPRVSPFGSVNNLLPNNLRSFNNPLGTLGMF from the coding sequence ATGTCATGTCCAATGATGACATTCCAATGGTTTGTTGAGTTATCTGATCAGGAACAAGAATTTTTAACTGGTGGTAGTCTACCTCAGATTAGCAATAACAATTTTTCTCAAAAAGCCGAAAATACTACAGAGAATAATAGCAATACTCCACTAGGTAAAGTGTCTAGAATGAATACTGATTTTGCTGATGTCAATAGTGGCGCACAATCTATATTGTCATCTGATCAACCTAGAGTTTCTCCCTTTGGATCTGTTAATAATCTATTACCCAACAACCTTAGATCATTCAATAATCCTCTGGGAACTCTAGGGATGTTTTAA
- a CDS encoding CTB family bacteriocin — MSYFTIRSNLLAELSEGQQEMISGGADFELSGSNFANRLVVLQGSVSSGPNGSFANSSGQSSEVNTAAQDLLGLGAPSIPDVPALGSAPVLTGLPALPRTSFGDLRRLGGLGDLRI; from the coding sequence ATGTCATATTTTACCATCAGATCCAATTTGTTGGCGGAGTTATCTGAGGGGCAACAGGAGATGATCTCTGGTGGTGCAGACTTTGAGTTATCTGGTAGTAATTTTGCTAACAGACTGGTAGTGTTACAAGGGTCTGTATCTTCTGGTCCAAACGGGAGTTTTGCAAATTCATCAGGTCAAAGCTCAGAAGTCAACACCGCAGCACAAGATTTATTGGGATTGGGTGCGCCATCTATACCTGATGTTCCAGCTTTGGGTTCTGCACCTGTTCTCACTGGTTTACCTGCACTACCGAGAACGAGTTTCGGAGATTTGAGAAGATTAGGTGGTTTGGGTGACTTGAGAATTTGA
- a CDS encoding CTB family bacteriocin: MSHQIISSELFVVLSDEVQELVTGGADFELAGSNFANRLANLQGTTASGPNGSTGSSIGTSSAVNTAAQDFLGLGAPIVPQVAALGAAPILNGQGATIPGFGGPEGLGGPGGPGGFGG; encoded by the coding sequence ATGTCCCATCAAATTATCTCTTCTGAATTGTTTGTTGTTTTATCTGATGAAGTACAAGAGTTAGTCACTGGAGGGGCTGACTTTGAGTTAGCTGGCAGTAACTTCGCTAATAGATTAGCAAACTTGCAAGGTACTACAGCTTCTGGTCCTAATGGTAGCACCGGTAGCTCCATCGGTACAAGTTCTGCTGTCAACACCGCAGCCCAAGACTTCTTGGGATTGGGTGCGCCCATAGTTCCTCAAGTTGCAGCGTTGGGTGCAGCACCCATTCTCAACGGACAAGGCGCAACTATTCCCGGTTTTGGTGGTCCTGAAGGTCTTGGTGGTCCTGGTGGTCCTGGTGGTTTTGGTGGCTAA
- a CDS encoding CTB family bacteriocin, translated as MSNQINAADLFVVLSDESQEFVTGGADFELAGSNFANRLANLQGTTASGPNGSTGDSIGTSSAVNTAAQDFLGLGAPLVPQVGALGAAPVINGQAAPTPGPGGPGGPGGPIGGGSPFGTGGSPFG; from the coding sequence ATGTCAAATCAAATAAATGCTGCCGATTTATTTGTTGTTTTATCTGATGAATCACAAGAGTTTGTCACTGGTGGGGCTGACTTTGAATTAGCTGGCAGTAACTTCGCCAATAGATTAGCAAACCTGCAAGGTACTACAGCTTCTGGACCTAATGGTAGCACCGGTGACTCCATTGGTACAAGTTCTGCTGTGAACACCGCAGCCCAAGACTTTTTAGGATTAGGTGCGCCCCTAGTTCCTCAAGTTGGGGCGTTGGGTGCAGCACCCGTTATCAATGGACAAGCCGCACCTACACCCGGTCCTGGCGGTCCTGGCGGTCCTGGTGGTCCCATCGGTGGCGGTAGTCCTTTCGGTACTGGTGGCAGTCCTTTTGGCTAA
- a CDS encoding ion transporter, protein MILNRAKIEFYLTDLETPIGKAINLTIAFLVLLSSGIFVAETYNISRDARLEIKVLDTCILIIFTIEYALRLWSSENKLKYIFSFYSILDLMAILPSFIGLVDIRFIRLLRWFRILRLIRFIDSRFLFGSISSEDGVIFTRILFTLFAIIFVYSGLIYQVEHPVNPENFGTFLDAFYFSVVTMTTVGFGDLTPISELGRLLTVLMILTGVALIPWQVGDLIKRLVKTANQVENVCSSCGLGFHDADAEYCKRCGTKLPGKSLQP, encoded by the coding sequence ATGATACTAAATCGAGCCAAAATAGAATTTTACTTAACAGACTTAGAAACACCCATTGGTAAAGCAATTAATTTAACAATTGCCTTTCTAGTTTTATTATCATCGGGAATTTTCGTAGCGGAGACTTATAATATTTCTCGTGATGCTCGGTTAGAAATAAAAGTATTAGATACTTGCATATTAATCATCTTTACCATAGAGTATGCACTACGCTTATGGAGTTCAGAAAACAAACTGAAATATATTTTTAGTTTTTATTCAATTCTTGATTTAATGGCAATCTTACCATCTTTTATTGGTTTAGTAGATATCAGGTTTATCCGCTTATTGCGATGGTTTAGAATTTTAAGATTAATCAGATTTATAGATAGTAGATTTTTATTTGGTAGTATCAGCAGCGAAGATGGTGTAATTTTTACGCGGATATTATTTACTTTATTTGCCATCATCTTTGTATATTCAGGCTTAATTTATCAAGTTGAGCATCCAGTTAACCCGGAAAACTTTGGTACTTTTTTAGATGCCTTTTATTTTTCAGTGGTGACAATGACAACGGTAGGATTTGGAGATTTAACACCCATTTCTGAATTAGGACGTTTGCTCACAGTATTGATGATTTTAACAGGAGTTGCTTTGATTCCTTGGCAGGTAGGAGATTTAATTAAACGGTTGGTAAAAACCGCGAATCAGGTAGAAAATGTTTGTTCTAGTTGCGGTTTAGGTTTTCATGATGCAGATGCAGAATATTGTAAAAGATGCGGTACTAAGTTGCCTGGAAAATCACTCCAGCCCTAA
- a CDS encoding nucleoside deaminase, whose protein sequence is MNQESQEYFMSLAIEEAKKGDAPYGAVIVKDNQVVAVAYNTVSRDSDPSAHAEINVIRNLTAKLKNPALDGYSIYTTGEPCPMCASACVWTGISEIIYGASIADLIAINQGQINISCEEVIAKSFRNIKVTKGILRQECLELFA, encoded by the coding sequence ATGAACCAAGAATCCCAAGAATATTTTATGAGTCTGGCCATAGAAGAAGCAAAAAAAGGAGATGCTCCCTATGGTGCGGTGATAGTTAAAGATAATCAAGTAGTTGCAGTAGCTTATAATACTGTCAGTAGAGACAGTGATCCATCAGCCCATGCAGAAATTAATGTTATTCGTAATTTAACCGCTAAACTGAAAAATCCAGCTTTAGATGGTTATTCTATATATACCACAGGTGAACCTTGTCCCATGTGTGCTAGTGCTTGTGTATGGACGGGGATATCAGAAATTATTTATGGTGCTTCAATTGCAGATTTAATTGCTATAAATCAAGGACAAATTAATATATCTTGTGAAGAAGTTATCGCTAAATCTTTTAGAAATATCAAGGTAACAAAAGGAATTTTAAGGCAGGAATGTCTAGAATTATTTGCATAA
- a CDS encoding response regulator, with protein MITVLLVDDQGLIRQGLKALLELEPDLEIVGEAENGEIAINLVEKLQPNVVLMDIRMPIMDGVAATKEIQKRFPTTKVLVLTTFDDDQYVKAALQNGAMGYLLKDTPSEELAVAIRAVDKGYSQLGPGIVKKLLTQFPSTETNTTPSIPTSLTELTPREKEVLRLIATGASNREIAQKLFISEGTVKNHVTNILSRLNLRDRTQAAILANTFLSFLQE; from the coding sequence ATGATTACAGTTTTACTTGTAGATGATCAAGGTTTAATTCGTCAAGGTTTAAAAGCATTATTAGAATTAGAACCTGATTTAGAAATAGTTGGAGAAGCTGAAAACGGTGAAATTGCGATTAATTTAGTGGAAAAACTACAGCCTAATGTGGTGTTGATGGATATTAGAATGCCCATCATGGATGGAGTTGCAGCAACAAAAGAAATTCAAAAACGGTTTCCCACTACCAAAGTTTTAGTATTAACAACTTTTGATGATGATCAATATGTCAAAGCTGCATTACAAAATGGTGCAATGGGTTATTTACTCAAAGATACACCCTCAGAAGAATTAGCTGTTGCTATTCGTGCGGTTGATAAAGGATATTCCCAACTAGGACCAGGAATAGTCAAAAAACTTTTAACTCAGTTTCCATCTACAGAAACCAACACCACACCATCCATACCAACGAGTTTAACCGAATTAACACCTAGAGAAAAAGAGGTTTTACGATTAATTGCTACAGGCGCTAGTAACCGAGAAATTGCCCAGAAACTCTTCATTTCCGAAGGAACAGTCAAAAATCATGTTACTAATATCTTAAGTAGACTTAATTTGCGCGATCGCACCCAAGCCGCTATTCTTGCTAATACATTTTTATCATTTCTGCAAGAATAA
- a CDS encoding sensor histidine kinase, with translation MSRFIEINNHPFRFLLYLEWVLLGLSVLVVIMPSPSPKFAARFPELTICSLAVFGVMGLRIPTSNNVVKIIYTAIEVFLILITGFFGGRTARLFPFLYLILVTRSCLIFQIPGRLTLSFISFILFLMTMKSRLPPHRLTPILQDRFRFFSFNLAVLFGLTLIFVLLLMNAVLSERESRDKLARANEKLRQYALKIENQATLEERNRIAREIHDSLGHSLTALNLQLETALKLSKSDIPRAMTFLATAKELGSKALQDVRQSVSTMRSHPLQSQSLEAAITILVADFQRANGILPTFLLSLEYPLPQEMSIPIYRIIQESLTNISKYAQASSVQLELTTTSNTIKLIVQDDGKGFDITQNTTGFGLQSMRDRTLALGGEFTINSAPSSGCQIIVNIPLNT, from the coding sequence ATGTCTCGTTTTATCGAAATTAATAATCATCCTTTTCGGTTTCTACTATATTTAGAATGGGTATTACTAGGGCTATCTGTATTAGTAGTAATTATGCCCTCACCATCACCAAAATTTGCTGCACGTTTTCCAGAGTTAACTATTTGTAGTTTGGCGGTTTTTGGTGTGATGGGTTTAAGAATACCTACCAGTAATAATGTGGTCAAAATTATTTATACGGCTATTGAAGTATTTTTAATTTTAATTACTGGTTTTTTCGGTGGGAGAACAGCTAGACTTTTTCCTTTTCTCTATTTGATTTTGGTAACGCGCAGTTGCTTAATTTTTCAAATACCAGGGCGGTTAACTCTCAGTTTTATATCATTTATCTTGTTTTTAATGACAATGAAAAGTCGGTTGCCTCCTCATAGATTAACACCAATATTACAAGATAGATTCCGTTTCTTTAGTTTTAATTTAGCGGTGTTATTTGGGTTAACTTTGATATTTGTTTTACTGTTAATGAATGCGGTTTTATCTGAGCGTGAAAGTCGAGATAAACTGGCTCGTGCTAACGAAAAACTCCGTCAATATGCTTTGAAAATAGAAAATCAAGCTACCTTAGAAGAACGTAATCGCATCGCTAGAGAAATTCATGATTCTTTAGGACATTCTCTCACTGCTTTAAACTTACAATTAGAAACCGCTTTAAAACTTTCTAAGTCTGATATACCCAGAGCAATGACATTTTTAGCAACTGCTAAAGAACTGGGTTCAAAAGCTTTACAGGATGTACGTCAATCTGTTTCTACTATGCGATCGCACCCTTTACAATCACAATCTTTAGAAGCAGCTATCACTATTTTAGTAGCAGATTTTCAACGTGCTAATGGCATTTTACCAACTTTTTTACTCTCCCTAGAATATCCACTTCCCCAAGAAATGAGTATTCCCATTTATCGCATTATTCAAGAATCATTAACAAATATTTCAAAATATGCACAAGCATCATCTGTACAATTAGAATTAACTACAACCAGCAATACTATAAAATTAATAGTTCAAGATGATGGTAAAGGTTTTGATATCACCCAAAATACCACTGGGTTTGGTTTACAAAGTATGCGCGATCGCACTTTAGCTTTAGGTGGAGAATTTACAATTAATTCTGCTCCTAGTTCTGGTTGTCAAATTATAGTTAATATTCCTTTAAATACCTGA